The region CCTGCGGACAAAGTCTAACCGAAACTGAAGACGGTGTTTAGTCCAGGCCAGTTGCAGGAATGTTTTCCCGGAAAATTGTTGCCCTCCGGTGACGTTGCAATCTCTGCCAAACCGTTGAAAAATCCGGCCGCACATTTCTTGAAGGATCAAGCTATGAAAATTTTGCTCCGAGTTTGTTTGCTCGCTTTTTTTGTTTGTTTCTCGTCCATTTTCCTTTCATCTTCCGCTCAAACTTCTCCCGGTGAATCTGCCGATTTGATTTTGACCAATGGTCGAATCTGGACGGGAGGCGATTCCAATTCTTTCGTCGAAGCTGTCGCAATCCGCGGCAATCAAATCGTGCGCGTCGGTACAGCCGCCGAAATAAAACAGCTCGCCGGTCAGCAAACACAGTTGATTGATTTGGGCGGGCGGCTGGCTTCGCCCGGATTCAACGACGCGCATATTCACTTTTTAAGCGGGGCGATGGGATTAAACCAAGTGGACCTGACCGGAACAAAAACTGTCGCCGAGATGGTTGAACGCATCGCCGCCTATGCCAAAACACATCCCGACAGGCAATGGATTACCGGACGCGGTTGGGAATACACGCCCTTTCCCGGCGGATTGCCCACGAAAGTTTATCTGGACGCAATCGTCAAAGATCGTCCGGTTTTCCTTAGCGCTTACGACGGGCATAGCGCCTGGGTGAATTCCAAAGCATTGGAATTGGCGGGAATCAACGACCAGACCAAGTTTACGGGCTACGGCGAAATTGTCCGAAATGCAGCGGGCGAAGCAACCGGCGCGCTTAAGGAAGGCGCACAAAGCCTGGTCAGGCGATTATTGCCAGAACCCACGCGCGAAGAACAACTTAACGCTTTGCGAGCAGGGCTAAAAATCGCCGCGTCACTGGGCATCACCAGCATGCAAAACGCTAGCGGCTCTCCCAATGAGTTTTCGCTTTATGAAGAGTTGCTACAACGCGGCGAGCTGACCACACGGTTTTCCATGGCCTTTTCCGTCGGAGAGCGAACCATCGATGACCAAATCAAAAATTTCACCGAGCTGAAAACGAAATACGACCTGAATCCAATGCTTCGCGCTGCGTCAGTCAAGTTTGTCCTGGACGGAGTGATTGAATCTCACACGGCGGCAATGCTTGACCGTTACGCCGATTTGCCAGCCAATTCCGGCAATCCTTTCGGCGAAACTACAATGCCGCCAGATATTTACCGCGATTTAGTGGTGAAACTGGATAAGCTGGGATTTCAGATTTATACACACGCCATCGGCGACCGCGCCGTCCGCGAGGCATTGAACGCTTACGAGGCAGCACTCAAAGCCAACAATCGCGGCTTCAGCCGCAACCGCATCGAACACATCGAAACCGTTTCCCCGGAAGACATTCCGCGATTCGCCAAATTGAATGTCATGGCTTCGATGGAGCCAATTCACGCGGACCCTGGCACGGCGGAAGTCTGGTCGAAAGCCGTCGGCTTGGGACGCTTGCCGTATGCTTTTGCCTGGCAATCGTTGCTGCGCGCCGGAGCGCGTTTGGTGTACAGCAGCGATTGGCCCGCCTCAATCAGCCTTGATCCCATTCGCGGCATTCATTGCGCAGTCAACCGCCGAACCATTGACGGCCAACCACCCAAAGGCTGGGTTCCGCAACAACGCATCAGCGTCGGAGACGCGTTGCGGGCGTATACGCAAGCCGGAGCGTTTTCCTCCTTTGAGGAAATCATCAAAGGCCACATCGCTCCGGGGCAAATGGCCGACATCATCGTGTTTTCGCAAGACCTGTTCAAAATTGATCCCGCGCGAATTTATGAAACGAAAGTCGTACTAAACGTCTTCGATGGCAAGGTGATTTACCGAACGATGTAGTATGATCCGGGCCGCGCCCCATAATTTTCGTAGCGCTCCGCCTTAGTGATCAATTTCAAAGGAGTTATACAGAATGTCGAAAGCCATACATCCTAATTTTATTCCGGCTGATGCCTCCTCTCCGTTTTTGAGCACCATCAGCGATACCGAACATTTCCGAAATTACGAAGCCGCAGAGCGCGATTGCGTCAAGGAGCTTTATCGAGAAAACCACACCAATCAAACGCTGGAATTTGTCCTGGCCAAAAAGGCCGAGTATTCCAAACTGGACAAATTGCAGATGGGAATCTGGGAAGCGTTGGACAAAATGAACAGCTTTGTGGACGACAGCGATCCCGATTTGGCGTTACCGCAAATCACTCATGCGCTGCAAACCGCCGAAGCGATTCGCCAGGATGGCCATCCGCGCTGGTTCATTCTGGCCGGGTTGATCCACGACCTGGGCAAAGTGTTGTACTTGTTCGATGAACCGCAATGGGCCGTTGTCGGCGATACATTCCCGGTCGGTTGCGCATATTCGGACAAGATCGTGTATCACGAACTGTTTGCCGATAACCCGGATTTTCATAATCCGAAATACCAAACGCCCAACGGAATTTACGACGCCGGTTGCGGGCTGGATATCCTGCACCTTTCGTGGGGCCACGATGAATATCTGTATTTGGTGACGAAAGATTACCTGCCCAAAGAAGCGCAGTGGATGCTTCGTTACCATTCGTGCTACCCGATTCATCGCGAAGGCGCTTACCAGCACTTGCTGAACCAGCACGATGAAGAAACCCTGAAATGGGTTCGGGCGTTCAATCCCTACGACCTCTACTCCAAATGCGAAGTCGAGCCGAACGCCGCCGAGTTGCGTCCGTTTTACGAAGAACTGGTCGCTGAATTCTTCCCGGCAAAGATCAATTGGTAGGCCGGGAAACCCTTTCGCCGCTTCCTACCTCAATTCGATGAGTTTCAGCCGAAGCTGAAACTCATCGAATTTTGTTTTGCCCCGCCATTTCGGCGCAATCCTTCGGGTGATGTACGTTCAACGGTTTCAGTGTTTGGGCAGTGGCGGCTGGCCAAAAGATGTATAATCCCCGCACCCTAAAAATTACCAACGCCGGGACGACCGGCCATCAGTTTCGGAGAAGAGTTATGTTCATCGGTAAAACGCTGCGTCTTTCGGTTCGATTGGCAACGGCGCTTTTGTTCGTCGCCGCTTTGAGTTTTTACGTTGTGCATCGGACTAACGCTCAGGATCCTCCGCAGCCCCCCAAAGCCAAACCCACGCCGACGCCCAAAGATCAGAAAGACCGCAAAGGCGCGCAACGCCAGGGCGCGCAAGCCGATCAGCAATCGCTCGACCCGGAAGGGACAATCCGCGTTGACGTGGACGAAGTTGTATTGGACGTTTCCGTTATTGACCAAAGCAACACGCCGGTTTATGACCTGAAAAAAGAAGATTTCTCCGTGTACGAAGATAAGGTGAAACAGGACATTGCCAGCGTTCGTCGCGAAGAGGTTCCTGTCAGTTTTGGGTTGGTCATTGACACCTCCGGCAGTATGCGGGCCAAACTGCAGCAGGTGATTGATTCCGGAAACCAATTGGTCAAACAGATGCGCGAACAGGACGAAGCTTTTGTCGCTTCATTCAAAACGGAGCCGGAACTGATTCAGGAATTCACGCACGACCGCCGCGATTTGGAAGATGCGCTAAATGAACTGTATAGCAGTGGCGGCACTTCCCTGCTCGATGCCATCGTCGCAACTTCGGATTACGCGCAACAAAAAGCCAAACAACGCCGCAAAGCCCTGATCATCATTTCCGACGGATTGGAAAAAAACAGCTCCGTCAAAGAAAAGGAAGTGATCGAAGCGATCAAGGAAAACGAAGTGCAACTGTACCTGGTGGGTTTCATTGATGAAGATTCAGAAAGCGGGGGGCTGTTCAGGAAATCCGATGCGAAAAAGGCGAAAGAGTTGTTGGTCAAACTGGCCGAAGATTCCGGCGGACGCGTCTTTTTCCCGAAAGAAGTCAGCGAAATGCCGGCCATCGCCGATCAAATTGCCAAAGATTTACGCACGCAATACATTCTCAGTTACGTGCCAACCAATCTGGTAAAAGACGGCACGTTCCGCACGGTAAACGTCCAGGTGAACCCCAGAGGCAATCGCAAACTGATTGCGCGCACACGACGAGGCTATTACGCGCGCGACCCAAAATTGCAACAACCTTCTGCAAACATCAAAAAGACTTCCAATCCGTAAAATGAAGGATCGTTTTTGAGATCCAGCCTTCGGTTAATGACTCGCCAAGGCTGGAACTCAAATAGCAATAGCGCCTACCTCTTTTGCGCAACCCGCGCTTTTTCCGTCAGCTTTTCGTGTAATTTCCGAAAAACCAATTGATTTTCCCAGTACTCTACGTGGGCAGAGAGCAGCGTGGTCGCTTCTTCGTCAACCATGTTTCGGACCGGATTGATTAACTTTCGGGTTGTACTGTCCGCCGGAGGATCGAAGAAATCCAAACGACCGCTGATGATGTCGTTATGGGAGTGAATGTTGATCCATTCAAACTTCTCCGGATCGCGAAACTTAGGGTCCAGAATCAATGGCTGGGAGGAAGCGACCAGCGCTTCCCGTTCCAGACTGGTTTTGTCGCGTTGCAACGAAAACATGTACGCCGTTTTGTCCAGCGGCGAGCCAAAGGTCAGCAAGAGTTTTGTCCTCTCCAGAACCTGCAACCTATCGGCTTCGTTCGCGATTTCGTCCTCGTTCAGCAGTTGATTCAGCGCGTCGTAGGCAATCACCGATCCCAAAGAATGCCCCATGATGTAAACGCTTTCGTATTCAAATTCTTCGCCGGACGCCGTGCGATGGGAATAAATCACCTGCGCGGCATCAAACACATGCTTACGGATTTTGTCACGCAAGCTGTTAAACCGATCCAGCGTGTGCGAAGTCAGGTAAAGAGCCACATCGCCCACATACTGAACTAACAACCGCCGCACCAATCCGCTGACCACAATCAGCAACCCCCAGGAGATATTGTCTTTGACGAAATAATACGCCGATTGCCAGAACACCCGCAGTTCCCCCAATCCCTGATGCGCAGTTACAGACAGCCTGAACACCACCACGATAAATATCGCCAACACCGCAGTCGTACCAACCAGAACTTTTTGTGAATCGCGATCTATATGCGACAGACCAGTCCAAATCTTCCTGACCGCCTGTGCAGCCAACCAGGCCAGTTCAATTAAAAGTAACGCGACAAACAAATAGTTCAGGCCTTCATTCAGCCAGTCGGCAAACCCATTTCCGAAAGCAAGCGGCCAAATTGTTTTTGAAGCTTGTTTCCACTTGTCGGAATTCACCAGCATTTTATGCGC is a window of Acidobacteriota bacterium DNA encoding:
- a CDS encoding amidohydrolase, whose amino-acid sequence is MKILLRVCLLAFFVCFSSIFLSSSAQTSPGESADLILTNGRIWTGGDSNSFVEAVAIRGNQIVRVGTAAEIKQLAGQQTQLIDLGGRLASPGFNDAHIHFLSGAMGLNQVDLTGTKTVAEMVERIAAYAKTHPDRQWITGRGWEYTPFPGGLPTKVYLDAIVKDRPVFLSAYDGHSAWVNSKALELAGINDQTKFTGYGEIVRNAAGEATGALKEGAQSLVRRLLPEPTREEQLNALRAGLKIAASLGITSMQNASGSPNEFSLYEELLQRGELTTRFSMAFSVGERTIDDQIKNFTELKTKYDLNPMLRAASVKFVLDGVIESHTAAMLDRYADLPANSGNPFGETTMPPDIYRDLVVKLDKLGFQIYTHAIGDRAVREALNAYEAALKANNRGFSRNRIEHIETVSPEDIPRFAKLNVMASMEPIHADPGTAEVWSKAVGLGRLPYAFAWQSLLRAGARLVYSSDWPASISLDPIRGIHCAVNRRTIDGQPPKGWVPQQRISVGDALRAYTQAGAFSSFEEIIKGHIAPGQMADIIVFSQDLFKIDPARIYETKVVLNVFDGKVIYRTM
- a CDS encoding inositol oxygenase, translating into MSKAIHPNFIPADASSPFLSTISDTEHFRNYEAAERDCVKELYRENHTNQTLEFVLAKKAEYSKLDKLQMGIWEALDKMNSFVDDSDPDLALPQITHALQTAEAIRQDGHPRWFILAGLIHDLGKVLYLFDEPQWAVVGDTFPVGCAYSDKIVYHELFADNPDFHNPKYQTPNGIYDAGCGLDILHLSWGHDEYLYLVTKDYLPKEAQWMLRYHSCYPIHREGAYQHLLNQHDEETLKWVRAFNPYDLYSKCEVEPNAAELRPFYEELVAEFFPAKINW
- a CDS encoding VWA domain-containing protein; translation: MFIGKTLRLSVRLATALLFVAALSFYVVHRTNAQDPPQPPKAKPTPTPKDQKDRKGAQRQGAQADQQSLDPEGTIRVDVDEVVLDVSVIDQSNTPVYDLKKEDFSVYEDKVKQDIASVRREEVPVSFGLVIDTSGSMRAKLQQVIDSGNQLVKQMREQDEAFVASFKTEPELIQEFTHDRRDLEDALNELYSSGGTSLLDAIVATSDYAQQKAKQRRKALIIISDGLEKNSSVKEKEVIEAIKENEVQLYLVGFIDEDSESGGLFRKSDAKKAKELLVKLAEDSGGRVFFPKEVSEMPAIADQIAKDLRTQYILSYVPTNLVKDGTFRTVNVQVNPRGNRKLIARTRRGYYARDPKLQQPSANIKKTSNP